Within Haematobia irritans isolate KBUSLIRL chromosome 2, ASM5000362v1, whole genome shotgun sequence, the genomic segment tcgagaatttttacaaatatttgaaatttaatgtttcagacaagcgttagaatgcattaaaaatcataaaaattgaaacaattatttgtttgacaaaatatcacaaaattttttaattcacatccaaaatactgaattcggatcacaccttaagaagcgaatcaaatttagtgcaacggcagttgaaatagtggacatccgtcctatgacaagcccatgttaaagtcATCGCTTTTGCGCCTATTTTGCAGCACTTCGGGAtccattttcactatttttatgGAGACGTTTTTTTGCCGGGTTTGCTAATAAAACTTATTTCAAATTGTctttcttaaaactacaaaataatttaattacaattaaaGTCACGAAATAATTCGTGCCAGACAGAGAACCACCGCTATAATTGCCAAGGCAGGAGTCATTGCAACGGATGAATTACACCAATCACCCGAACAAACATGACAAGTCTCCAATTTCATAAGAacattatttggatcaatttgaCATCCAATTTCAGTGTTGGCCAAATCTCCGTAGTAACAAGAACGTACGGTGTGGACTCCTCCAAGTTctgaaagaaattaaataaagacaaaaaatatatatatagtaatgagattagttgtacaaccaatttacaatcaaattttaattttattcaaattttcggagctaaatttttgcaaatttattaTAGCACCTGATACtgattgtgggtggaaggttcaaaattttggcaaaaaaaatcaacaattataaataaatttttctgatttaaatcaatatttttgcgcTTTGTAAACAGGGTTTGGTGCTAAAAATCGACATTTCGTGTCTAATGTGAATGTAATATTGATTAATTGAAGATTTGctttattaaattaagttttttgtttcgtttggGAAGCGTCCTAGTATCCAAATCAAATAGCCTAAATAAATGATTCAAAccttaaagaaattatttttgagtGTAACTGCAATGACCTCTTACCCTCccttttgttttgaaattacgATCACATTACAGTCTCAGAATTCCCATTTTTTTGAAAAGATAACATGCCGATCTTTGACCACTTACGGATGAATCAACTAAATACTCACTGCTTTCCATTGTTTGTTTCATACATCCGGTGGCTTCTTTGCTATGACCCTCCAGATATGGCTTAAGATAGCGCGGCGCAGAAGTACATTCGATTTTCATACTATCATCTGGCACAAAATTTAGGCCACATTTGGAATTTTGTTGCGATTCACATTGGTAACATTGTACGGCAAATGCTAgaggaggaatatttggaaaattgtacTCATATTTCATAATGCAATTATTTGCGATgtgaaaaatacttaccaatatctattaaaaatgtgGCCAACACAATGCAAATTGTTGTTAACTTTTGGCTAGACATTTtaccaagtttttgtttttttttcagctggttttaaatatttgtttataaattgtttACACGTTCTACAATCCCAATCCAATTATACGTCTATATGACTTTGGGTTTCTCTGTTCTCTGTTCTGTGGTCTGTTTATTTTTTCGCGTATTTTTTTTCGGAgaatattatgaaattatttgagtgtgtgtatgtgtgtgcgtgtgagtACTTGGTGCTTGCTTTCAAGTAGCGAGAAGGAAGGGAGCGAGAgagtttaattaaatcaatggaGGATAGTGTTACCAGATTAACAAAATTCACACAAATTAAGGGACTAATGTGAGAAAATaggatgaaataaataaaaatatattaaaaataataaagcataaaatatatgtttataaacAAGTAGAAGTTATGTTACATTTGTGTAACCCGACtcttaaggttgagttacataccatgcgttaatgcgtcagttgattgaagagttgcaTTTTCTCCTTGAAAGAAACTGTTttgttagagtgcttcaaactgaacAAAATCaatccttccatcaacgcacggaattACGTATGTTATGTAACCCAACCTTTATAGAGCCTTAACTTGATTGAatatagaattctactaacGACTAAGGAtggaaaacacaattttgaaaaaagtacaaaaaatgtatttttttgagtataaaacaagtaaggaaagtctaaagtcgggcggggccgactatattataccctgcaccactttgtagatctaaattttcgataccatatcacatccgtcaaatgtgttgggggctatatataaatatgtgtcccaaatacatacatttaaatatcactcgatctggacagaatttgatagacttctacaaagtctatagactcaaaatttaagtcggctaatgcactatggtggaacacaatgttagtaaaaaaaatgtttcccatatttaaagctgaagcaactttaaggaaacttcgcaaaagtttatttatcacttatcgctcaatatatatgtatgagaagtttaggaaaattagagtcatttttacaacttttcgactaagcagtggcgattttacaaagaaaatgttggtattttgatcatttttgtcgaaatcagaaaaacatatatatgggagctatatctaaatctgaaccgatttcaaccaaattgggcacgcatagctacaatgctaaatctactccctgtgcaaaatttcaactaaatcggagtaaaactctggcttctggggccatataagtccatatcgggcgaaatatatatatatgggagctatatctaaatctgaaccgatttcttccaaaatcaatagggatctgttctgagccaaaacacttctgccaaatttgaagtcgattggactaaaattgcgacctagactttgattacaaaaatatgttcacggacagacggacatcgctatatcgacttaagagcccaccctgagcatttttgccaaagacaccatgtgtctatctcgtctccttctgggtgttgcaaacatatgcactaacttataataccctgttccacagtgtggcgcagggtataaaaaggtactttgtacttttcactatatttaaacaaaaattccattggaagattattgtcaatagctcctttgactgaattttaaagaaaataaaatgtttgccaactcctcaattttaattttttttcagttgtaTAACcgcttacaaaaatttctatagatataaaattttgacaacattttctatagatataaaattttgacaaaattttggcaaaaaattttctatagaaatcaaattttgacacaattttcaacagagataaaagtttgacaaaagattctatagaaataaaattttgataaattttttgatacaattttccataaaaataaaattttgacaacattttcatatagatatagatataacattttgagaaaatatagatataaaattttgacaaaattttctatagaaacaaatttttgaaaaaattttctatatatatataaaattttgagaaaaatttctatagatattaaatgttgacaaaattttctatagaaacaaaatttttataaaattttctaacgaaataaaattttgatacaattttctaccgaaataaaattttgatataagtttctaccgaaataaaattttgagaaagttttctatagatatgaaattttctatagaaagaaaatcttaacaaagatttctatatgaatacaattttgactaaatttgctatataaataaaatttttatctattgttttgatctcagctttaaaagatGGTtgtatggacgcacgtttcggaattaccacattcctcatcagcatcctatgcttgggtttagtgaactacctgaatttattcttataattggttgtTCGTTTTGTTGtaggtagaggatgctgatgaggaatgtgataattccgaaacgtgcgtccatcttttaaagctgaaaaattttgacaaaattttctatagaaacaaaattgtttgagaaaattttctataaaaataaatttttcataaaattttctatagaaagaaaattttgaaaaattttctacagaaataaaattttgacaaaattgtctatagaaataaaattttgacaaaattttctatagaaatgaaatttggagaaacatttctatagatataaattttgagaaaattttctatagatataaaattttgacaacattttcatcagagaaaaaatttgacaaaattttatataagaataaaattctaacaaaattttctatagaaatgaaatttggagaaacatttctatagatataaattttgagaaaattttctatagatataaaattttgacaacattttcatcagagaaaaaatttgacaaaattgtctataaaaataaaattttaacaaaattttctatagaaataaaattttgacaaaattttctatagaactaaaagtttgacaacattttctagagaaagaaaattttgacaacatttactataaaaagaaaatttagacaaaattttctatagaaataaaatttttccaaaactttccttaaaaaagatttaacaaaattttctatataaataaaattttgccaatatttgctatagaaataaattttgtcaaaattttcgataaaaataaaattttgaccaagttttcgataaaaataaaattttgacaaaattttcgaacggaaaaaaatgtttgactaaattttctgtagaaataaactaacaagactttctgaagaaataaatttttgcaagataatATTTTTGTGGTACTTTTtagtaagattttctccaaatgttggtagattttttttgtctcaagtttctaccgtgactgtaatggttcgcattatttaagtacgcgatcgataactttTTATCTAGATAATGTTCGtatggaagcgtaatatagaatcacatgctttttttcCACTAACACATTCTTCGTGctttttgactatggcttttaccAAATCCATATTTTCTTCCCGCTTGAAATTGTCTGTTTTTTCGAATAcgtttttaaagactttttcaaaatattaaaatattttgtcaaaactattgtaccataaatctgatataagCTCAAAAATGCCtatacaaaaggtactaaatcattcgcggaggTACCacggaaaatttgctttagttcaaagacatacgtctTTAACGGAGGGTcgcaatttaccaaaatttgtgtcctaaatttaataaaaaacaatttgaagcaaagattatagactttattttaattcaaatttaattaatttaaacaaatctgtccttaatattttgtaaattacgcttccttaaagtttaggttgcgtaaactttaatattacgtaaatattttttttctatgtaagcacatttttgaaaaaaatgtgaacggTACACTAACCACATAGTTATTTAtggtatataaatttcaaaaaaaaatttacaaatttccaaCATCGAAAAATTCCAAATATAGCAATTTTTGGGGAATTTTACGTTTAAGGTCTCAAACATATTTGGTGGTATTTTCTTATATGTCTACTTAACCAAAGAAAGCAGAGTGGCATCTCTATTAATTTGTATTTCCTGATGAGAGATGACGTGTATGAGTAAATGAGAGAGAGCGTTGCTCTCAGTTGAGGGAAACATTCAATGACGAAATATGGCAAGCTTATATTGTACTTTGCAATATTAGCTTTTGGATTTAACAGTAAATATTTATCTATTAGATAAATATAAATGTCAACAACAGGAAGCTGTAAGCTATGCCATGGTATTGCAAACAGTTATTCcggtttaaaatttcaaatagaaaattaagaGGTTCTTGAAACGTAAGGGAaatgaaacatatttttttg encodes:
- the LOC142226940 gene encoding UPAR/Ly6 domain-containing protein CG9338-like, encoding MSSQKLTTICIVLATFLIDIAFAVQCYQCESQQNSKCGLNFVPDDSMKIECTSAPRYLKPYLEGHSKEATGCMKQTMESKLGGVHTVRSCYYGDLANTEIGCQIDPNNVLMKLETCHVCSGDWCNSSVAMTPALAIIAVVLCLARIIS